A part of Ursus arctos isolate Adak ecotype North America chromosome X, UrsArc2.0, whole genome shotgun sequence genomic DNA contains:
- the LOC113265850 gene encoding venom prothrombin activator vestarin-D2-like, with protein sequence YLFLVFLTGEKANSVLKRYPRANGLFEEIRQGNIDRECREEICTFEEAREAFENTEKTVSISATLKERSQLCLPFGCMFAVCVPELCAAVRYRSITNYLCEELGKGHLTKTALWTGGQARFPESCSVLEGPVSTGLC encoded by the coding sequence TATCTCTTCTTAGTTTTCCTCACAGGAGAAAAAGCCAATTCAGTATTGAAACGCTACCCAAGAGCGAATGGgctttttgaagaaataagacaGGGCAACATTGATCGTGAATGCAGAGAAGAAATCTGCACCTTTGAAGAAGCAAGAGAAGCTTTTGAAAATACTGAGAAAACTGTAAGTATCTCGGCAACTTTGAAGGAACGTTCACAGCTTTGCCTACCTTTTGGATGTATGTTTGCCGTCTGCGTTCCCGAACTGTGCGCTGCTGTCAGGTACAGATCCATCACAAATTACCTTTGTGAAGAACTCGGGAAGGGGCATCTAACTAAGACCGCTCTGTGGACAGGAGGCCAGGCTCGCTTCCCCGAGTCTTGTtctgtcttggagggccctgtttCCACAGGCCTCTGCTGA
- the LOC113265849 gene encoding ferritin heavy chain-like, producing MATGPLSQVRQNYHPDCEAAINSQINLELYASYVYLSMAFYFDRDDVALKNFAQFFLRQSREETEHAEKLMQLQTQRGGRIRLRDIKKPDGDDWESGLKAMECALHLEKSVNQSLLDLHQLATDKNDAHLCDFLESHYLHEQVKSIKELGGYVTNLRKMRAPEDGMAEYLFDKLTLGDINKKN from the coding sequence ATGGCCACTGGACCACTCTCACAAGTGCGCCAGAACTACCACCCCGACTGCGAGGCCGCCATCAACAGCCAGATCAACCTGGAGCTCTACGCCTCCTACGTGTACCTGTCCATGGCCTTCTACTTCGACCGCGACGACGTGGCCTTGAAGAACTTCGCCCAGTTCTTCCTGCGCCAGTCCCGCGAGGAGACCGAGCACGCCGAGAAGCTGATGCAGCTGCAGACCCAGCGCGGGGGCCGCATCCGCCTCCGTGACATCAAGAAGCCGGACGGCGACGACTGGGAGAGCGGCCTGAAGGCCATGGAGTGCGCCTTGCACCTGGAGAAGAGCGTGAACCAGAGCCTGCTCGACCTGCACCAGCTGGCCACCGACAAGAACGACGCCCACCTGTGCGACTTCCTGGAGAGCCACTACCTGCACGAGCAAGTCAAGTCCATCAAAGAGTTGGGGGGCTATGTCACCAACCTGCGCAAGATGCGGGCCCCGGAAGACGGCATGGCGGAGTACCTCTTCGACAAGCTCACCCTGGGCGACATCAACAAAAAGAACTGA